In the Mytilus galloprovincialis chromosome 10, xbMytGall1.hap1.1, whole genome shotgun sequence genome, one interval contains:
- the LOC143047299 gene encoding ras-related protein Rab-19-like, producing the protein MAEENFSERASVLIIGDFNVGKSTLINYQRTGKFVDTIIPTMEIEPSTISVPVDGTKLSITVKDSPGMKKDSIKYGRYVFPEFQKCAVIIFVYDKTYRPSFDLIKDLKQNVDDLINRRMEYILVGNKCDQTTKENVTLKDGQDRCSELNMDLFIEISAKEGKNVEELFREAALRLKDMELQFGSTKVLHESERSSDSCGC; encoded by the exons ATGGCAGAAGAAAATTTTTCCGAGAGAGCAAGTGTGTTGATAATTGGTGACTTTAATGTGGGTAAAAGTACTTTAATCAATTATCAACGGACAGGAAAATTTGTTGATACTATTATTCCTACAATGGAAATTGAACCAAGTACAATAAGTGTTCCTGTGGATGGTACAAAATTGAGTATTACTGTTAAAGACTCTCCAGGCATGAAAAAGGATTCTATAAAATACGG cCGATATGTGTTTCCAGAATTTCAAAAATGTGCAGTAATCATCTTTGTCTATGACAAGACATACAGACCCAGCTTTGATCTGATTAAAGACTTAAAACAAAATGTAGACGATTTAATAAATCGCCGTATGGAGTATATTCTTGTCGGAAATAAATGTGACCAGACAACTAAAGAGAATGTTACTCTTAAGGATGGTCAAGATAGATGTTCTGAATTAAACATggatttatttattgaaatatcgGCAAAAGAAGGTAAAAATGTAGAAGAACTCTTTCGGGAAGCTGCTTTGCGCTTAAAAGACATGGAGCTTCAATTTGGATCAACAAAAGTACTACATGAAAGTGAAAGATCTTCC